The Neorhodopirellula lusitana DNA window GGGAGGCATTGCTCATGAGATTCGAAACCCGCTCAACGTCCTGAGAACTTCTGCCTATTTTTTGCTCAATGCCAAAGCGCCCGCGGCCGAGAAACAGCATGAGCACCTGACTCGTATCGACCGTCAAGTTGCGATCATCGATAGTGCGGTGACGGCGCTATCTGACTTGGCCCGGATGCCGGAACCGAGTGCTTCCTCGTTCGAAATTACAAGCGTCCTTGAGGCGATTCTTTGTGACATGAAGCTTGCCGGGAACATTGGGGTTGAGCAAGACTTTTCCGATGATCTGCCCCTCGCGTTGGCGGATGAGAAACAGTTGACGTTGGTCTTCAAAAACTTGATTCTTAACGCGGTCGAAGCGATGTCCGCTGGCGGTGTGCTTCGGCTTTCAGCAAGTCTGCAAAGCCAGCGTGTGGTTGTCGTTGTTGCGGATAACGGCGTGGGGATGACACCCGATGTGGTTAGCCAGATCACCGAACCATTCTTCTCAACCAAATCCCGAGGAATGGGGCTGGGTCTCCCCATCACGAAGGCCATTCTGGAAAAGAACCGTTGCGAGATGCAGGTTGAATCCGAATACGGAAATGGGACCACCTTCTCGATTTCAATTCCGAGCTCGGGAGTTCAGTCTTGACCCACAAACGAGTGCTGATTGTCGATGATGATGTGGATAGTTGTGCCAACATCAAAGATATCTTGGATGACCTGGGGTACCGCACCGACGTTGCTCACGATGGAACCGCGGCGCTCGATTTGGTTGGGGCCAACCCATACGCTGTCGCGGTGTTGGACTATTCCATGCCGGGAATGAATGGGGCGAGCTTGCACAACGAAATCGTCAAACTGCGTCCCGAGATCTCGTCGATCATGGTGACCGCGTCCACGCACGACGATGGAGTTCAGCGGGCTCGAGACTGCGGGGTCCAGCGAGTGCTCACCAAACCTGTTGATCTGGGTGAGCTACTATCTCTTGTGAAGAGCCTCACACGCCCGACGATGGCGATGAAGGCAAACAAGTCTGCGGTGAATTAAGGCCAGGGGCACACCGACGGCTAGCGATACGCCAGTGGAGAAAAGTAACCGGCTTGTCAGACTTACCGAGCAAGCTGTCTAGAGTTGAGTGCTTGATGCGATGTCGCAGGGGCGCTATTCGCTGGCAAGCGTTTGGCAGCATTTTCCGTCGCACGTTGCTGAATCACCCGAGCACTCTTCTGATTCACCCGTGGGTGACTCTGGATCGCAAGTGCACCCGGGCGAGGTTGCTGAGCATTCGGTCGACCTCACCACACA harbors:
- a CDS encoding two-component system sensor histidine kinase NtrB, translating into MRDQDQPAVLESVLQTAVDAIIIIDGLGVIESVNPATERMFGFVAAEMLGQNIKMLMPSPYQEQHDGYLKRYHATGERRIIGIGREVMGQRKDGSTFDLHLAVSEVDAGSRKMFMGIIRDISDLKSVENELKQLNATLDQRVREQAEDLHQAQRKLEEKERFAMLGRISGGIAHEIRNPLNVLRTSAYFLLNAKAPAAEKQHEHLTRIDRQVAIIDSAVTALSDLARMPEPSASSFEITSVLEAILCDMKLAGNIGVEQDFSDDLPLALADEKQLTLVFKNLILNAVEAMSAGGVLRLSASLQSQRVVVVVADNGVGMTPDVVSQITEPFFSTKSRGMGLGLPITKAILEKNRCEMQVESEYGNGTTFSISIPSSGVQS
- a CDS encoding response regulator — translated: MTHKRVLIVDDDVDSCANIKDILDDLGYRTDVAHDGTAALDLVGANPYAVAVLDYSMPGMNGASLHNEIVKLRPEISSIMVTASTHDDGVQRARDCGVQRVLTKPVDLGELLSLVKSLTRPTMAMKANKSAVN